The following proteins are co-located in the Silene latifolia isolate original U9 population chromosome 1, ASM4854445v1, whole genome shotgun sequence genome:
- the LOC141647475 gene encoding uncharacterized protein LOC141647475: MSQLQASNGRFPGKTEENPKTINAIHLRSGRELEDRVFIKRKKSSKPKVVVEPPKVVEDDLVEVIVETLMLVDESTKVVDEPIKVVEEPKKQHVRTYVSPIPFPQRLARAKLEQKYGKFMHMMKGVNITMPFIDAIKEIPAYGKFLKELISNKNSLSPTTTVSLSKECSAILMNELPQKLEDPGSFSIPCTIGTVQIERALCDLGASISLMPHKIFKKLKDYELLPTRVSLQLADRLVRYPISLVEDVPLKVGKLEFPCDFYVMDIPEYSNIPIILGHPCLATGGALIDVKNGKLSLQVGDDKMEFSLKNSMESPSMNDSC, encoded by the coding sequence ATGAGTCAATTGCAAGCCTCAAATGGTAGGTTTCCGGGTAAAACCGAGGAAAATCCAAAGACCATTAATGCTatacatttgaggagtggtagggAGTTGGAAGACCGGGTGTTCATCAAGAGGAAAAAGAGCAGCAAACCGAAAGTTGTAGTTGAGCCACCAAAAGTGGTTGAAGATGATCTTGTAGAGGTTATTGTGGAGACTCTCATGCTTGTTGATGAGTCCACCAAGGTTGTTGATGAACCCATCAAGGTTGTTGAGGAACCCAAAAAACAACATGTGAGAACATATGTGTCGCCGATTCCGTTTCCCCAAAGGTTGGCAAGGGCAAAGCTTGAGCAAAAGTATGGGAAATTCATGCACATGATGAAAGGTGTGAACATCACCATGCCTTTTATTGATGCCATCAAGGAGATACCCGCATATGGAAAATTCTTGAAGGAGTTGATTTCCAACAAAAATTCCTTGAGTCCAACAACAACGGTGAGTTTATCCAAGGAATGTAGTGCCATTCTAATGAATGAGTTACCCCAAAAGCTTGAAGATCCGGGGAGTTTTTccataccgtgtaccattgggaCCGTTCAGATAGAGAGAGCTCTATGTGATTTGGGGGCAAGCATTAGCCTCATGCCTCacaaaattttcaagaaattgaaagaTTATGAGCTTTTACCAACTAGAGTTTCTTTACAACTTGCGGATAGATTGGTGAGGTATCCAATTAGCCTTGTGGAAGATGTCCCACTCAAAGTGGGTAAACTTGAATTTCCTTGTGATTTCTATGTGATGGATATCCCCGAATATTCAAacattcctatcatattaggGCACCCTTGCCTTGCTACGGGGGGTGCCttgattgatgtgaaaaatggcaAACTATCTCTTCAAGTTGGTGATGACAAGATGGAATTCTCGTTGAAAAATTCCATGGAATCTCCTTCTATGAATGACTCTTGTTAA